Part of the Zingiber officinale cultivar Zhangliang chromosome 8A, Zo_v1.1, whole genome shotgun sequence genome, AATATCTAGATTTGGTCCATCACACACGCAACAAGTGGAACAGGATTCAAGCGTACGTGACCAATTTCAAACACGTTTTCTATGGTTTTTGATCatgtaaaaaagaaaaagaaaaaaataataataataatggagTTGTGAAGCGTGCCACGAGTGTTGGTCTGGAGTCCTGAGCCATCACCCGGAATCGTCGTCGACAATGGTACCGTTGTTCATCCTGCTTATGGCGATAGTAAAGTAGAGGAGTATCAGCGTTCCCATGCAAGACCTGCACCAATGTGCAAGTGATTTCTTGTTAACATTCACGTACAACTATTAATTAAAAAGACTATCGAGGAACACAGCTTCTGTGAAGCTGCATGCATTTCACAATTCTTTCCACTCAATTGTAATTGACGTCCAAGATAATTAAAAATGCAAAGTAATTAATCTTATCCATCAAAGGGCCATGAATCTGTTGTGGGTAGTGATAATTTCAGAGAATATATATCGAAAATTTGATTAAGTAAACGGTGTCAAAATTGATGGCTCGTCATAATAATCAATGAATCATGCATCGCCGTGTGATCCTGTGGACCGTAAACGGGGTCTGTCCAATCACCAAAGAACAGACACCCAGACACCCAACTGCCACTTTCcaatcaaaaaataatttatttaagttgacttcaagaaattaattaattttattaatgctTCAAGCACAAGAAACTTTATAATTGTCCCGTACATCTCACTTTTATGACCTATAATCCATCAAACCGAAATCAAAGCGAGACTTTATGAAGTTCGACAATAAAGATGGTGCGTTATGATTTCCAGGTCGGGTCCTTATGAAGCTTCTAAAGCTAAACACCGAAACGTAGAAGCGAAATTCAAGTTGCATAAAGCGAAGATTAAAGCTTACAAGGAAGCGAAGACCAAAAGCACTCTTCTGGGATCGCGCCACCCAGGCGGCCGCCGCCCGGTGGCAGCTCGTCTGTGTCTGTTTACGGCGGCTGAAGCCGCGACCTCGGCCTCCCCTTCGACGGCCACGTAGAGCGGCTTGTCCTTCACGCCGGGCCCATCTGACGTACGCCAGACGAACACGTCAGTTTTGTTGATAAACTCCgatatattatataaaaatataaaatttcggaaaaattaaAGATGCCCACATATCGCAAAACAAAGCCGTGCAGCTAACGACTTTTTCTGAGGTGCAACGATGAGGAAAGCAATCAAGGAACGAGAACGACGACTCACCTAAAGTGAGGACGGAAACAGCTTCTCCTCCTCCGACGCCGCCGCCGCTGCTTCTTGGTGGTCCTCCTTTCCTCGACAAGCTCTTTGACATAGTCTTTAATTAAGCGGAGTCCAAAGAGATCATTAGTTATACGAATTAGAATCCCAACTTGGAGTATAGAGAAAGCACAAAAGCGGGGGAGAATCCAAAACTAATTAGTAAAACTTACTCGTGGGGTTGCAGGAGGGCGATCAACTGCAACGCCGAGTTCGGCGACGTTTACAGCCACGAAGCCGTCGTCCGACTTCTCGCCGTCGTTTCGTGGAGAGTTACCGGAATTCATTGCCGGAATTCGTAGCCTCTGCTAGCTCTTCTGTCCTTGGCGAGAGACCTTTCTTGATGGCTCGAAATTATGAAGGCAGACGTGCAAGTAGAGTGGAAAGCGCATGTGAAACGATGGTATTTAATTACGGCAACGACTTGAATGAGGAGTTGACCTGATTTAGATCGGAATGGAACGGAGGATTACCTTTTGCTTGTCGTCTCCAACGCTCGCAATATGAATCTTTTTGACGGATGATAAGAGTGGTTCGATACTATCTATATCAGATATGCTGACTGCAACTTTAGGAAGGGAAGAAGATATACATGATCGAGTGGAATTTGGAAGAAGAACATATTCTTAGATGCCTTGTTGCAGAGGAACAATACTAACGTGTCGTCTGGACTGGGACACAAAACAGAGGTTAAAATATTTTGAGGGGCCTTTTGTCTAACCCTTGATCATCATATGGTTAATATTGAAATGGAAGATAAGGATGATATGAACTGCTTTTCCTttatccttttatatatatatatatatatatatatatatatatatatatatatatatatatactcaaagTCAAGTTAGTTAAGCATAAACAATCAATCACAATATATATATCAATACCAATCCActacagagagagagagatgctGCCATTATTTACAAATTAGAGATGCTCTCATGTGGATGTTTTTTAAACACGAATGTTGCTGAGAATGAAATTACAACTTCCAAGCACCAGAGACGAAATTGTATCAAGAATATGGACAAGTTAAATACCCCCATCGAGAATGAAAGAATAGTTTGTATGCACCTGAGTTTTTGGGTGGCAGCCTGCaagtaaaaggaaaaaaaaatttaaacacagAATTAAGAGAACGAAAATAAATGCCACCTGAAGAAAATATGATCACTATGATGCCATTTACATCAGAGAAGATGTAAGTTCATTGCTCGCCAATTAGAAAGTTAGAGATGTTCCCGCATAAAATGGGACTATTTTAGTTTGGTAGCAAAGGAAAAATGAATGAAGAAAAAATATACCATATCACATGGATAGATTAAAATGATAATCTAGCTCGACTGAACTACAGGAGAAAATCAGTCAGTCAACAAGTGGGATAAAGAGAACATGCTACCAGGCTCATACTTAAACCATAAAATGGACTATTGGAGCATCTATCAATTGAATGGAAACTTAATATCACCTTCAAGGTTTCCATTGTGATTATAATGAGAGTAGATCCTCGATTTCCTTGGTATTTTCTACAAGCTCGAGATGGGTCTCCAACTTCAAGTTTTCACTACTATCTACAAACCGAAGTTCATTCCCCGTAAATTGGTCATGTGTATTGTTATTTACAAAACCTTCATCAGCCATGGATTGCTTCCAGCAAGTGTCACTGATGCCACTGGGAAATTCAGCCATTGAATGATTACCATAATCATAATCTAGGAAACTATGGCTTGCGTGCGAAAGCCTTCCACGTTCTAATTGTCTTAATTTCTGCTGGTAAACTACTTCTGACTGGTTAGTAACAGAAGCATTAATCctgaaacaagaaaaaaaaaagattatatgGCAGGAAAATCAGCTAAGGTTACCCAAATATTTCATAATTGGATACTAAGGACTTTTTGAAAAGCAATAAGAACTGGGTCCGACCTTAGCTGTTGGGACATTGGTGTTCGGGAATTGTTAAAAACAGGCACCAGATCTTTAGACCTAGCCTCAATTGTAATGCTTGTGATGTTTTCTATGTCAACTTCCCCATAGTAACTACCATTATCAAATGATTTAGCATTCTCATCCATCATCACTCGAAAGCATATCTGTAGTTTAAATGCAGTAAAAATTTGAGACAACAATTATGCCACGAAACCAGTTCATTAATTTTAAAACCAGAGGACACAGAAGTACCTCAGACTTTGCCCATAGTGGAGTCCCAGCTTCATGCACATGCAactcaacctctgataagtacgTATGCTGATTTTCTTCCCTGTTATGCTTTGTTTTCATGTCTACACTGGTACCAGCAGACAGAATATGAGTTCCCTTCTTTATCCCCATTTGAAAATGATCACCATATATATCCACATTATCACCCCTGTCTCTTCTGTTTCGTTTATGACAGACATCCCACTTCTGAAGTGCCTCAACATGTAACCTTGAATTGATTTCATGTATCGACCAATAAGAACTATTACTTAGGGTCGACACGTTCACATAATTTTCACCATTCCGTTCCCACAACACATACTGAATAACAGATCCAGCAGGAGACAATACTAGCAAATAATATGCTGAGATTAGTGAGCTGTTTTCAGTGTGAAGACGAGAACCATTGCAATTGTGGAAAGCTGAAGCAATGGCACCATAAGAAGGATTGACTTTGCCGGTAGCAGCTGCTGCAGCACCACTGACAGCTCCTTTTAGACCGGGATTCCCATTTCTTATTCTACTTACAGCAGATAATGTGACAGGGGTACCAGGTGAAAGAAGATTCATGTGTATGTGCTTTGGAGAAGAAGAGCCATGAAGTGACTTTCCTAGTGCATTCTTCATGAAATCTGATCCATACAAGTTGTTTGCAAGTTTAACCTCCCTGGATTGAAGTTCTGTAGCAgtatcagaagaagaaagttcaAATAAGTGACTGGTTCCTCTTGAAGAACTTATCATAATCCATTTGCTGTCATCACTAAAACTGATGTCCTGTATAACCTGACAGGGAACAAAAACTATATCAGTTAATCATGTCATAAGGTCAAAATAAATAGGCATGCAAAGATCAAGAAGAATAATTACTGCATTGGTGATGCCACGCTGCAACCTATAGAGATGAATGTAAGAGCCTCTAGCATTGGATCCAGCAGAACTGTCAAGCATAGAGATCGTAATACCAAAAATGTTGATGTTGTGACCATGGATAGAAGCTGTCACCAGCAACATTCCACTTGGATCAAAGCACAATGCAGAAATAGGACTTGAATGTGCCCTGAACTGAACTATTATTGACTTGGAAACAATATCACGGACTATGACCTATGAATTTCAAAGAGAAACAATTAAACATTTGGATAGTCCCTTACATCAGGGTTCTTATTAGAATCCAAAACATATTTCAATCATCAAATTTCAAATCATGGAATTAGTTTAGTACACACAAAGTCGAGCATGGTATTTCAACCACCCAAGGCAAGTGAAAATTGAAGCCAAAGTAACATTTCATACCATGCCTACATTTTCTGTATCAGACAGTTGGCCGTTCGTGGTTCCATTGTGTTTTAAGCTTGAAGTTCCATGTCTTCTGGGGCCACTGTGTTCAGCCAGAAGTTCAGAATAATATTTTGAGATCTTCTTATATCCCATGTCTCCAAGTGTTACTAAACCAGCAGCAAGCTGCTTGCTTGACTCCTTTGCAAAGTTTGCTACCAGACCACTGTTTGAATGTGGCAGTGAAGCACTTTTAGCCATACTcatatttttgggactaacacgGCCAGTATTTGAAGCCGCGACAAGTTTACCACTATAGGCCAGCCACCTTGTACCAATTGTCAATGGTCCATAGCCTATACCACTGGAACTAGGACAGGCTGCACCAATTGGGTAAGTAAGAATTGTATAACCTCTCACCAAAGTTGCAGCGTTGAAACACTGAATCTGTAGAATAGGTTTCTACTCTTAATTATTTCTGGTGCTAATCTATGTAAAAGATGAATACAATGTAATACCAACCTGGGCAGCTTGACAAACCACAATTACTTGAGAACTGCATCTGACAGAGATGATAGTAGCCCTGAACTTCAGAACATGTACATAATCATGGGTCCTTAAAGAATAAAATCGAAGATAAGCTGGTGATAGTGTGCCACCTCCCATATCCCAATTAGTTGTGGTTTCATTAAAAGAAGAACCATCCCCATCAAGGTTGTTGCCTTTCATGCTAATTGAAGCCTCCTCAGCAACAATCAACAGTGGACGAACTTCTGCAAACTTATCTTCTTGCTTCATTGCCGGTTTTAACTTCTTTTGCATTTGAAGGAATG contains:
- the LOC122011793 gene encoding autophagy-related protein 18f-like; amino-acid sequence: MRNDVHGHRDDGVPRNRGGNGLFSVRSLSNYMRIVSSGASNVASSVRSAGASIVSSVSDRHDDSSRDEVQWAGFDKLEFEDFFQQVLLLGFRSGFQVWDVHQSNDVRQIASRRDGPVSFLQMQKKLKPAMKQEDKFAEVRPLLIVAEEASISMKGNNLDGDGSSFNETTTNWDMGGGTLSPAYLRFYSLRTHDYVHVLKFRATIISVRCSSQVIVVCQAAQIQCFNAATLVRGYTILTYPIGAACPSSSGIGYGPLTIGTRWLAYSGKLVAASNTGRVSPKNMSMAKSASLPHSNSGLVANFAKESSKQLAAGLVTLGDMGYKKISKYYSELLAEHSGPRRHGTSSLKHNGTTNGQLSDTENVGMVIVRDIVSKSIIVQFRAHSSPISALCFDPSGMLLVTASIHGHNINIFGITISMLDSSAGSNARGSYIHLYRLQRGITNAVIQDISFSDDSKWIMISSSRGTSHLFELSSSDTATELQSREVKLANNLYGSDFMKNALGKSLHGSSSPKHIHMNLLSPGTPVTLSAVSRIRNGNPGLKGAVSGAAAAATGKVNPSYGAIASAFHNCNGSRLHTENSSLISAYYLLVLSPAGSVIQYVLWERNGENYVNVSTLSNSSYWSIHEINSRLHVEALQKWDVCHKRNRRDRGDNVDIYGDHFQMGIKKGTHILSAGTSVDMKTKHNREENQHTYLSEVELHVHEAGTPLWAKSEICFRVMMDENAKSFDNGSYYGEVDIENITSITIEARSKDLVPVFNNSRTPMSQQLRINASVTNQSEVVYQQKLRQLERGRLSHASHSFLDYDYGNHSMAEFPSGISDTCWKQSMADEGFVNNNTHDQFTGNELRFVDSSENLKLETHLELVENTKEIEDLLSL
- the LOC122011794 gene encoding uncharacterized protein LOC122011794; this translates as MNSGNSPRNDGEKSDDGFVAVNVAELGVAVDRPPATPRTMSKSLSRKGGPPRSSGGGVGGGEAVSVLTLDGPGVKDKPLYVAVEGEAEVAASAAVNRHRRAATGRRPPGWRDPRRVLLVFASLSCMGTLILLYFTIAISRMNNGTIVDDDSG